Genomic segment of Harmonia axyridis chromosome 6, icHarAxyr1.1, whole genome shotgun sequence:
agacctcaaaagaatgctcgctataaagaaatttggcgccaatgaagaagtaatcgccgaaactaaggcctatttgGCAtggaaagacaaatcgtattatAAAAATGGTgtcaaaaagttggaagatcgctataatcgctgtgtcgccctcgaaggcaactatgttgaataataaaatcgaattttgccaaaaaaatgtgtttttactatggtagaccggggactttccaattggcctgttatactgGATTGATATTCAGAAATAgtagaaaaattattgaatattcaataaatgaaatattaagaTTATTGTCTAATTGTTATGTATGAGGTTGGGACaaagttttttaaaaattaatttttttaggtGACGGATGCTGACATTCCTAGCGAGTTAGCTGACCGTCTGAAAGAGGAAAAACGCATGGAGCAAGTCCGTAGGAAAGAACGAAACGAGGCTCATCTCTACATGACCGTCAATGTACTTCTAGAAGATTCATTTGATGGTCATCAGGGAAATGATCTTTATGACACAGAAAGAGCCCATTATAGGGTAttcaagattaaaaaaaatgcaaCAGTAGCGGAAATGGTTGAAATGATGGCCGACGCTTTTAAGTATCCCCCAGAACAGGTAGACTATTATCCACTATCTACAGCTCCTCTTCTATTTCTAGATTTCTaatgaaatccattattttcgatgactttattAGATAAGTAGAAAAGAACGGTTTTTTTTACAGATAAGGCCATGGCCGTTTTGTTTCCGGTCCAATCAAACTTTCAGGCCTTCAATGTTGGACTTGGATTCTGTACTCCATAAGCAAGTTGCTGAAGCAGCTgaaaatcaaaatccatggcACATGTTCTTGGAACTTCTACCTCCTGATTCCGGTTTGACTGCGTTGCCGTTATTTGATAAAGTGAGTAGAggagatatttgaattttttttatgtatagctaatttgatttctttttgttAGGTCTCTGATgttcttcttttcttcaaaatgTACGACcccaaacagaaaaaaattcactacTGCGGTCATACTTACATGCCTGTTACTAGCACAGTGTCTGATTTGATTCCCATTCTGAACGAAAGGGCTGGTTTTCCAACAGATACAGAATTAGTTTTGTATGAAGAAATCAGACCAAAcatgattgaaaaaattaataattattctgaACATTTGGAGAAGGTGAGTTTatcttattttttattcaacaaaatctgatgttattcttcttttaaggtTCTCGAAGAGTTAATGGATGGTgacataatcgtttttgaaaagGAGGAACGTGAAGAACTTTCCGATCTTCCCACATGCGTTGATTACTTTAAAGATCTTTTTTATAGGTaaacttatttttcattaattcattaataatgTTCTATTGAATTATCCTTGTGTTGTAGAGTCGAAGTGACTTTCATAGATAAGTGCATTCCTAACGACCAAGGCTTCACTATGGAATTGTCTCAAAGAATGACTTATGACCAATTAGCAAGGGCAGTAGCCCAAAGGGTTGGTACCGATCCTTACTTGCTACAATTCTTCAAATGTCAAAGGTAGGCATTAGTTTATTTAAAATCTGaattttctatttatatttGAGTCCGTTCGTCAcagcaattttttttacattgtaGCTATAAGGACATTCCTGGTAATCCTTTAAGGTGCACTTTTGAAGGCACTTTAAAAGACTTGCTAGTTTTTGCAAAGCCTAaagttccaaaaaaaatattctaccAACAGTTGAGCATTAGAATAAATGAACTAGAAAATAAGAAGCAATTTAAGTGTGTATACTTGGGTCCTAAGATTAAGGAAGAAAAGGAACTAATTCTTTATCCCAATAAGAACGGTACAGTTGCTGATCTTTTAGAGGAAGCGAAGAAACAAATAGAATTCAGTGAAGGGAGCACTGGAAAACTGAGGTAAAGACAGTCGAAAATTGTGTAGGATTTCTTAtgaatccttgaaaaattcgCAGGCTAACAGAAGTCAACTGTAACAAAGTCTCAATGGGTCCTAAAGAGGACACTCCTTTAGAAAGTTTAGCAATAGTAGCAGCTAAGATTTGGAGAATAGAGGAAATCCCAAGGGATGAGCTGAATTTACAGGAAGATGAGATGCTTATTTCTTGTGCTCACTTCTATAAAGAAGTCTTTTCAACGTTTGGCACTCCATTCCTGATTAAAATCAAGCAAGGAGAATCGTTTGTAAAAGTTAAAGGTAAGATCTTCTATACATTTTTCttctccaattttttttgttggggTTGTTTTGAATGTCatacaaaattattatcaatgtCAAAGGAATTCTGGATATTATGTGTATTTaaatatcattttcaaattttaaactaACAAGCTTCGATTGGGTTCTCGGCTGAGTAGCCAATTAGAATTTACGTCATCATTCCTTGTAGATATATTTTAGCATCATAAGATTCTTGATCCAATAGAAAATTTTACCTTAATGTTGTATTCTTCCTAATATTtacaatcaaaaattttttacttATGTTTTAGAgcgaattcaaaaaaaattatgtgtcCCTGAAAAAGAAtgggaaaaattcaaattcgccATTGTCTCCATGGGAAAGCCTCAGTACATTAACGAAGACGAATATGTAgtgaatttttcagatttcaggCTCCTTCCCAATCAAAGTAAGAAGATCTATATTATTaacatatattttattaaacTCAAAAATTTTCAGCCGGAAGTTCAAGACCTTGGCTAGGCATGGACCATGTAAATAAGGCCCCAAAACGGTCTCGGTACAACTACTTGGAAAAAGccataaaaatatacaactgAGAGACTGAAAATTCCTCGCTGACAACAATAACAGTTTGAAAAAGAGTATTTTCTCCAGGTGTTCTTTATTTTCTTCGTTTACTTAGAGATTTACGCTTCATCACAAGACAACACTATAAGAGCGTCTACTGTGAAATTAACTTCCCTTCCTCTCTATTTCATAATCGTAAGACCTTGAAGATTAAATCTGTAGGCCAGCTGTATGCGCTCCATAAATAAGGATTGTCAAAACGCAATATTTACAATGGCGATAACACCAAATTTTACAGGCTTTTTTCCTTTAGTTGTAACGTCGGCTGATAAATTAGTGAATTTGATATTACAGCTGCTCATTAAACTGGAAAAAGGTTGGAGGTGTaacagaattttcaaatttttttctttgtttgtctctcaatgccgTGATGATTTCTGAACATAAGTTGTGATATTTGGTAATTTTTAATTTGCTTAATTATGTTTTTTAAACTGCTATTGACAAAAAATCAATTGTTCttttatgttttttgaattatttaaataacaTTGTATTCATCTCTAAGTAGAATGGCTGTGTTTTTGAAGTGTAGATTATTTGTTGTATCTATCTCTGGAAACAGCTGGCAATTACAATTTTATCGAGCcgtgcatatatatatatatattataaataaaataaagctAGGGAGAAATTGCTGTTGTATACTTGTGTAAATAAATATCTACTTGAAACTTTATTCAGTTTACAATTCACCCAAGATTGGCTTGGATTCGTTTATTCCATATTGATGAAACAGAAACTTAATTTCTTCTCATCATGAAGTCATATTCAATCAAACTAATGTATTTTggagtttttatttttcataagtTGAAATTGTCAATGAGAAGATATGAattgtttaatgaaaatataCCACAATGTCAAGCTAGATCTTTTCTAATATTTATAGATTAGAACAATTGGTATGTTATCAAAAATGCACCATCCATCAAACTTATTTTACTTTGCATTCTGATACTATCGAGTGCAACCAAAATGATGGGAAATATATTTGAAACCTATATAGACACTTCACGGTATTGAAGGGTACtacttttttgttgaatatttgacctaaatttaatttttattacgACGTATTTAATTGTTTATTGAATACTCTTGATTGGAGAGgtatgcaaaaattcaattcctgtttttattatgattttttataCCCGTATATATGTACGATTTTGAATAAATTAAGAAgatctgatattttttttttcaataaatcgtacGCGTATTTTCGATTTTGCTCACTAACATATGTATTGACTCATAATAGGCTTCTTTttttaagtattgttatattatTGTTTGATAAAAGctgtaaaaataaatttttcagtgaaaattaattattcattatcaATTTGTATAAAATTGGTCGTaagatattttaagaaataaaaaaattgatagaatTTAAATGGGTGAGTAAATAATTTTTACCCGAAGGAATATTTTATATCATCTCCGTAGGgctttttcatttaaaatatgtACAGTATTtgttaatttatttcatttcctaAGCTGAACAAGATCGCAatacatgaaattttgaatttttttcttcatatacttGAATTCTGAGATTGTGATGAAGATACGATATGAGTGGTGCTCTTTTTTTATAGAGATGTTACTGGCATTTTAATGAATTATAGTTCGTAGAATGAGTTTTATTTCTAATAAGTCTAATTCAGCAATCAATCAGAAAATTGATTGGCTTTAAAAACCCCGTTTGTTTTTGATGGCTCACTTTTGTATTTCGTAGGGATATAAAGCAATATTTTCAGGATGAGCTAAACTATAACAAGTGAAActtaataaatgatgattagcATACTGTAATGGTTTTTTAAAGGTTTAGAAAATCAAGAAACCATAGTTTGTGCAAAGATTacacaattttattgaaaactaagttagaatataatagaaatgaaaaaagagGCATATGGGAAAAGTTTCAGACAGCTTTTGACAAATCAGTCAAATATAGACTCAAAATgtgacaaaaataaattatcagaATATAGGAAGCATGTTCACTTTTGACAATTGTTTATTAAACTGAACCCTGAACCAATGATAATCAGATATATACAAAATCCAGTATTTGTTTATACAAAAATCtttatcaaaattcaattatttttacaaaatatatAATCTACAGTTAATAGTATCAAAATTAGGTAgtatcaatttgaaatgttaCTAAGAATTCATAAAATATCTTGAAATCGCCATTTCTTTTATCAACACCCTATAAGGCAATGCTAGTAGACGTAAAAAGTACAGGCTTAACAAAAGTCAAGCtgctaatatatatatattttatttacctgaATAAAACTTGGTAGTAATTGTTAAATTTAAGGGAAAAAATGcactattaaaaataaaatgccaAAGAAGTGTTCCGACATGTTGCTCAAAGTAGCCTGTCTCAACAGAAGTCGGAGACTTATTAAGTCAGGTTGTATAATCAGAAAAATCCTTGAATTCTTTACATATTGTTCGAAAAAATAGAAGGAATAAAACGCCACTAAAATATGAAGCAAAATGAATTGACTAATAAGATATCAAAATATAACACTAACTTATTCTGAAAGAAGCAAAAATGGCAGCAGAAAATGAAAGCATTTCGGGTGTTGAATATTTCCGAGGATTGCTGATTATTACTTGAAAACCGTTTAATAAGATAATTTTAATACAACTTTTGCAGAATACGAGCCGCCTAAGTACtatgaatatttacaaaatattttcagagatCATAACAAGGTTTTGCACTAATCGTTTTAAAGCAGTAGTTAAAACTAAGTCAAgaagattgaaatgaaatttctacaACCTTTGATCTATGCCAATGGTGTTATTTTAGGTTTGATTGAAACAGATCGAAAGTGTACAATCTTCAAAAACCCCGTCAAGATCTCAAAATTTCTCCAGATTAGTTTAAACCATCTTCCCCGTCCATTGTTTCGTCTTGAGTTGTAGAATCGTCCCCTGATGCGTTTCCACTGGAAGATACTGTGCTTCTCTTAGATGAACCCAAACGAGATGATGAAATGCCCATTGAGCCCGTAGTCCTTCTATGCAAGAAAAAATGAGATTCAATTCAGTCAGGGTTAGTAACAGCTCCTTGTTAGTTCTAGCACACAAAAAGCTCATCCGTAATAAGTATATTGTTAAAACAATTCTctgcaaaattataattataaactcAAACGTTTTCTGTCACAAAAAATAGGGTTGCAATGTGTGCTTGTTGTACATTACGACCTCCAATTAGTAAGCTACTAAAAATGTACCTAATTCTTTCATGTGGACTATTTGGGTGCTTGTTCCATGAGGGAAGCAGAAAAATTTGCCTGAATGTctgaaattttagaatttttaagCTCAAAATGATCTCAAGCAAttggttcgactcactgatggaGAATTTGAGGTTAAAATCATGTGTGCCCGTTGGTCGAATACACAAAATAACTCTGCAACTGAATTTGCTAGGAACTTTAAATTTTCAGTGTCTTGGACAAGTTCAATGATTAGCTAAATCCGTTATTTGATTATTATACCCatacaaaatattttgttttcttaatAATTGAAAAGATAACTATCACCAAAATTTTGTGAATCGCATCATTagtagattgaaaaaaattatttttcaaaatctaTCTCTGAAACTTTGTGTATAAACAAGGttcataaatgaaatgaattattggtGAATTCAGGTATGTAGTTTTACTCAgggaaaataatcaattttttctgatcTGATACCATCTTGAATCAAAGAATATCTTTTGGAGAATGGGACCGATTTGTATGTTACATGCAGGATAGATCAATCCTTGTGCCATTTTTTTCACCATTATGAAAGAAAGTGCACAAAGGATGGAATTTTCGTAGGGGTATAGATTTTATGGCAGGAGGACGCAGCATTATAGCATTAATGAGAAGTTGGGAAAAGACAAATTTGGTTGCAGGTTGCCCTTCCATGATTTGGTGCTGATGTATTGGCATATATCCAAAGTCGAGAAGTCGAACTTTTCAAGCATGCATTCAGAGTTTTTGTTTTTTCGTCTCATTTCCACGGTGATAGTATTATCATGATAGTGTACTCTCGCACTATCATGATATTTACTATCACcatgaaaatgagcctttagagtaataaatatagatggAGCAGTTTTTAAGAGTGCCCAAAATGGACGTCAAATTATATATAGTGTATTTTCAAATGctcaataatattatattatatgttgAAGAACTTAGTTTGATGGCCacaaatacatttattattattattattataataatatcaatctaataattatattgaatgaaatcaatTTACTAGAACTAGAATAATTTTCGGTTAAACTATGCTGCGTTCTTCCCCGCTACCTGTAATCGATTTTTAAATGAGGTTTGTCTTTGTTTTTATCAAATTGTTTACTTCCATATATTTTAGGCTATAACACAGAACGTCCATTCACCTAGGAACTTAAGTACTCCTTGTAAATTGATTCAAATATCGTATCATAGATTGGTCCCTGAAATGTGTTGTGATTTGGCtccatctgtcaaatttgtaagAATATGTGCGTACAATAactgcttactgaaaatgacttatGCTCCCTTCATCTATGTTCATTAGTCTGAGATTTCCTGAAGAAAATTGTTCCAAACATTGTTTCAAGGCATAACAAAGCAGGAAGTTTTGACTTCAGATTTGTGTTTAGAACAGTAAATTGAatattaaaacaaaaatctacatgcaaaatttgaaataatttaaatgaatacgaatttgaacaagcgGGCAAAAACTAATGAGTTGTCAGTGATTTTTGAGCGGTCGTCAAGATGTTTGTAATTAAAGACATTGTAAGGAACAGAAttgatattcttgaaatttttagggtaaATATGGCcgattgaaatttggttttacTGATCATTAAGATACCATTAGTTCGATCAAGATGAATTTTGCGTTTGGATGTAGAATAACAGTTAAAAGTTAATGCAAAATTTTAAGTATAGAACAGATTCGATAGTATTGAGACACAAGATTGAAAGACAAAATAACCAAAGAAAATTCTGGggtagaatataaaaaaattgatttttggtGAAAACATATccgatcaatttgaaattattcgtgaATATTTTCAAGCTAgatccaaaatttcatgttaatcCTACCACCTAACCACAAggaattcaagcagaataaagaaatgaaacattcctaatattttcattacagATCAGAAATTCATTGAGAATCTCTAGTTTTGGTGATGCAATCATATTTTGAtgtgaaattttgaattcaaatagtTCAAAATGTCATCTCGATCAAATTCGTAGTTTTTAAACTATCAGGAATTATTTACAGAACCCATAATAGAAGCGTCCCAAATACCGAAAGGTATCATTGGGATtttgattatatatttttgagctCTGAAGTAGAAAATATAGATGAATGTACTCTGAACTAAGAAATAT
This window contains:
- the LOC123682362 gene encoding ubiquitin carboxyl-terminal hydrolase 7; protein product: MMNNHVTGHYRRNEENANPQNTVNDVVEEMETQEVTTVEYIADTGGEMDQTNGDIMVGPQMDPNMPILQDADMEEDDARSEATFKYTVTNFSKLKDSALSEPCYVRNLPWKIMVMPRSSQTQERTPQRSLGFFLQCNGESESSSWSCHATAELRLLSVRPDVDHFSRKIQHLFFSKENDWGFSHFMSWMDVLDPEKGFIKDDTITLEVHVNADAPHGVSWDSKKHTGYVGLKNQGATCYMNSLLQTLYFTNQLRKAVYKMPTESDDSTKSVALALQRVFHELQFCDKPVGTKKLTKSFGWETLDSFMQHDVQEFLRVLLDKLESKMKGTCVEGTVPKLFEGKMLSYIRCKNVDYSSTRSETFYDIQLNIKGKKNIDESFKDYIAKETLDGDNKYDAGEHGLQDAEKGVIFSAFPPVLHLHLMRFQYDPITDCSVKFNDRFEFGEKISLDDYMQEPDPNNPANYTLHAVLVHSGDNHGGHYVVFINPKGDGKWCKFDDDVVSRCLKQEAIDHNFGGHDEDMNMTVKHCTNAYMLVYIRDSELHNVLQEVTDADIPSELADRLKEEKRMEQVRRKERNEAHLYMTVNVLLEDSFDGHQGNDLYDTERAHYRVFKIKKNATVAEMVEMMADAFKYPPEQIRPWPFCFRSNQTFRPSMLDLDSVLHKQVAEAAENQNPWHMFLELLPPDSGLTALPLFDKVSDVLLFFKMYDPKQKKIHYCGHTYMPVTSTVSDLIPILNERAGFPTDTELVLYEEIRPNMIEKINNYSEHLEKVLEELMDGDIIVFEKEEREELSDLPTCVDYFKDLFYRVEVTFIDKCIPNDQGFTMELSQRMTYDQLARAVAQRVGTDPYLLQFFKCQSYKDIPGNPLRCTFEGTLKDLLVFAKPKVPKKIFYQQLSIRINELENKKQFKCVYLGPKIKEEKELILYPNKNGTVADLLEEAKKQIEFSEGSTGKLRLTEVNCNKVSMGPKEDTPLESLAIVAAKIWRIEEIPRDELNLQEDEMLISCAHFYKEVFSTFGTPFLIKIKQGESFVKVKERIQKKLCVPEKEWEKFKFAIVSMGKPQYINEDEYVVNFSDFRLLPNQTGSSRPWLGMDHVNKAPKRSRYNYLEKAIKIYN